In Camelina sativa cultivar DH55 chromosome 16, Cs, whole genome shotgun sequence, a single window of DNA contains:
- the LOC104751981 gene encoding protein root UVB sensitive 4-like, with protein MHSSNPSSRLFLNPCKSTLTQYPIFNFPKLSSRKLAKSLRTSIDYEQDEEVSKEELVVVPSNATRRLPITIKTSGKVSRYFIKGDSLELLLCVDEEDGVGDDGRLDDGFLKFIRLSSSAAKDFFIPKQVSENYVSYVKWKFLHRVFSSALQVLATQAMFRAIGIGQSRSLASSAAFNWILKDGLGRLSRCIYTASLASAFDTNLKRVRFSTSVLFSLSIGVELMTPVFPKYFLLLASIANIAKQISLSCYLATGSAVHRSFAVADNLGEVSAKAQIQTVCFDNLGLLLAVLLNMLFQNNQRLQASLPFVLYPIFSTFDLLGIYQGLKHINLQTLTKNRLEIILERWIEFRQVPSPAEVSEEEGIDLLGSRGSKRVWPIRIGCLDPKAQIPALSMMVMQSLCSDDGYFITMELSFQGFRRIPKLGIVICLREGANSVDIITSLLQTCYIRKSLGNNRIKRRDTSSDLTPQDWSLLTGESKLAARDDSITLNKQMQEQGWIVKNVLLSAEEQIRYIFHKTQL; from the exons ATGCATTCATCGAATCCAAGCTCTCGTCTTTTTCTAAACCCATGTAAATCAACGCTAACCCAATACCCAATCTTCAATTTCCCCAAACTTTCTTCAAGAAAACTCGCCAAGTCTCTGAGAACTTCCATTGATTACGAGCAAGACGAAGAAGTCTCGAAAGAAGAACTCGTAGTAGTTCCGAGTAACGCAACTCGTCGTCTTCCAATCACAATCAAAACCTCTGGCAAAGTTTCTAGGTACTTCATCAAAGGTGATTCCTTGGAGTTACTGCTATgtgttgatgaagaagatggtgtTGGTGACGATGGCCGCCTCGACGATGGGTTCTTGAAATTTATAAGACTTTCATCTTCAGCTGCAAAAGATTTTTTCATACCGAAACAAGTCAGTGAGAATTACGTAAGTTATGTGAAATGGAAGTTTTTGCACAGAGTTTTCAGCTCTGCTCTGCAAGTTCTTGCCACTCAG GCCATGTTTAGAGCCATAGGGATTGGACAATCTCGGTCACTTGCTTCATCTGCTGCTTTTAATTGGATATTGAAAGATGGGCTTGGACGGTTAAGTAGATGTATATACACTGCTAGTCTTGCTTCTGCTTTTGATACTAATTTGAAG agAGTTCGGTTCTCGACGTCTGTGCTCTTTAGTCTCAGCATTGGAGTTGAGTTAATGACTCCAGTATTCCCAAAGTACTTCCTTTTGCTAGCTTCTATTGCCAACATTGCTAAACAGATTAGCCTGTCATGCTACTTAGCAACCGGT TCAGCTGTACATCGAAGCTTTGCTGTAGCGGATAACCTCGGTGAAGTCTCTGCAAAGGCGCAG ATTCAAACCGTGTGTTTTGATAACCTTGGTCTCTTACTGGCGGTTCTTCTAAATATGTTATTCCAAAACAACCAAAG ATTGCAGGCAAGTCTACCTTTTGTTTTATATCCAATTTTCTCCACGTTTGATCTCCTTGGTATTTATCAAGGGCTCAAGCATATCAATCTGCAAACATTAACTAAG AATAGGCTTGAAATAATTCTGGAAAGATGGATTGAATTCAGGCAAGTACCTTCCCCTGCCGAagtgagtgaagaagaaggaattgaCCTTTTAGGGAGTAgag GTAGCAAAAGGGTTTGGCCCATCAGAATTGGATGCTTAGATCCAAAGGCTCAGATTCCTGCACTATCAATGATGGTAATGCAATCACTGTGCAGTGATGATGGCTACTTCATAACCATGGAACTTTCCTTTCAAGGTTTCAGAAGAATACCAAAA cTGGGAATTGTCATTTGCTTGCGTGAAGGAGCCAACAGTGTGGACATTATAACGAGTTTGTTACAG ACATGTTACATCCGTAAATCCCTTGGAAACAATAGAATCAAGAGAAGAGACACATCTTCAGACTTGACGCCACAGGATTGGTCCTTACTCACAGGAGAGAGTAAGCTTGCTGCACGAGATGATTCTATCACACTGAACAAACAAATGCAAGAACAAGGTTGGATTGTGAAGAACGTCTTGTTGAGTGCAGAAGAGCAAATTAGATACATTTTCCACAAAACTCAATTGTAA